A single window of Providencia alcalifaciens DNA harbors:
- a CDS encoding YbfA family protein: MSTYQEYSRNQVLLRRTAAVTAGIIAFPVMVFYPKRARFYSYLHKVWAKTSDKPVWLASSEVTMESHR, encoded by the coding sequence ATGTCCACATATCAAGAATATTCCCGTAATCAGGTACTTTTACGCCGCACTGCTGCTGTTACAGCTGGCATTATTGCGTTTCCGGTTATGGTTTTTTATCCAAAAAGAGCAAGATTTTATAGCTATCTGCATAAAGTCTGGGCTAAAACGAGCGATAAACCTGTATGGTTGGCTAGCTCGGAAGTAACGATGGAAAGCCATCGTTAA
- a CDS encoding type 2 GTP cyclohydrolase I yields the protein MHNFKLEELINDELKVSEIQDYAPNGLQVEGRPHVKKIVTGVTACQALLDEAVRLNADAVIVHHGYFWKNEPAIIKGMKRNRLKTLLVNDINLYGYHLPLDAHPVLGNNAQLAHIMGVQVNGNIEPLIPFSFFDQPITPAKLTERLENRLGRKVLHCGDNAKEEIRQIAWCTGGGQGFIMQAAEFGVDAFVTGEVSEQTIHIAREMGIHFYSAGHHATERYGIKALTEWLNDNHGVNATFIDIDNPA from the coding sequence ATGCATAATTTTAAGTTAGAAGAGCTAATTAACGACGAGCTGAAAGTCAGTGAAATCCAAGACTATGCCCCAAATGGATTGCAAGTCGAAGGTCGTCCTCACGTTAAAAAAATCGTGACAGGCGTGACAGCTTGCCAAGCATTATTGGATGAAGCGGTAAGACTGAATGCCGATGCGGTGATTGTGCATCATGGCTACTTTTGGAAAAACGAACCCGCCATTATCAAAGGCATGAAAAGAAATCGCCTAAAAACATTGCTGGTGAATGACATTAACCTATACGGTTATCACCTACCATTAGATGCTCACCCTGTATTAGGTAACAATGCGCAACTGGCCCATATTATGGGCGTACAAGTCAATGGCAACATTGAGCCACTGATACCATTTAGCTTTTTCGACCAACCCATTACCCCCGCGAAATTAACCGAGCGTTTAGAAAATCGCTTAGGGCGTAAAGTATTGCATTGTGGCGACAACGCCAAAGAAGAAATTCGTCAAATTGCATGGTGTACTGGTGGTGGTCAGGGCTTTATTATGCAAGCGGCAGAATTTGGTGTAGATGCTTTTGTGACAGGGGAAGTGTCAGAGCAAACCATTCATATCGCAAGAGAAATGGGGATCCACTTCTACAGTGCAGGGCACCATGCAACAGAGCGTTATGGGATTAAGGCGTTGACGGAGTGGTTGAATGATAATCATGGGGTAAATGCAACCTTCATCGACATCGATAACCCCGCTTAG
- the kdpF gene encoding K(+)-transporting ATPase subunit F — protein MSLLSISGAVLVVVLLVYLIYALLNAENF, from the coding sequence ATGTCGCTACTTTCCATTTCTGGGGCAGTTCTTGTTGTTGTACTGCTGGTTTATCTGATTTATGCCCTGCTCAACGCGGAGAATTTCTGA
- a CDS encoding C69 family dipeptidase, translating into MILFKKCVIALSINIALISSGLACTTLLAGSEATNDGSLIIARSADSSALKAQHFVIHPAKKNQSGIYSTKEHNGANNFTYPLPKNSLRYTTVPNWKTQLHGATGFNELGVGVSGTESIFATPKALAFDPYVEETGITEDDIPDVLLSRAKTAREAVALLGNIIETQGAGEGFGVAVVDKNELWYLETGTGHQWMAQKIAKDKYFATGNQGRLQAFEVNNPDMLGSKNLVEFAVEKGLYNPAKDGAFNFSKAYTRDDERDRDYNDPRVWIIQQQFNPSLKQDIADGRHFAPFLTPEKKVSVEEAKAMLRNHFEGTEHDPYTNGLNGKEPWRPISVFRTYEAHVMQVRPELPQEIGEVTYVGLGMADLTAFVPYYSGLEAYPKHYGVGTDKADSDSIYWKYRKLQTLVMTDYPKLAPIVKKAYQEWEAKTALEQKAMEVNYLKMAKTDKVAANKMLNKFNLDVMASAEKLTEDLTNQLFTIRTEDIQSDIFFANKSKKD; encoded by the coding sequence ATGATTCTATTTAAAAAATGTGTTATCGCATTGTCAATTAATATCGCATTAATATCATCGGGATTGGCCTGTACCACACTGCTTGCGGGTAGTGAAGCCACGAATGATGGCTCGTTAATTATCGCGAGAAGTGCTGACAGCAGTGCATTAAAAGCTCAGCATTTTGTCATACATCCCGCAAAAAAAAATCAATCAGGAATATATAGTACAAAAGAACATAATGGTGCTAATAATTTCACCTACCCATTACCAAAAAATTCATTACGATATACAACTGTGCCAAATTGGAAAACACAATTACATGGTGCAACTGGATTTAATGAATTAGGTGTAGGAGTCAGTGGTACTGAATCTATATTTGCTACTCCTAAAGCATTAGCGTTTGATCCCTATGTTGAAGAAACTGGAATTACAGAAGATGATATTCCAGATGTACTTCTTTCCCGCGCAAAAACAGCCCGTGAAGCGGTGGCGCTTTTAGGTAATATTATTGAAACCCAAGGTGCCGGTGAAGGCTTTGGTGTTGCTGTCGTCGATAAAAATGAATTGTGGTATTTAGAAACTGGAACGGGTCATCAATGGATGGCTCAAAAAATTGCAAAAGATAAATATTTTGCAACGGGTAATCAGGGGCGTTTACAAGCGTTTGAGGTGAATAATCCCGATATGCTGGGTTCTAAAAACCTCGTTGAATTTGCAGTAGAAAAGGGTTTATACAACCCAGCTAAAGATGGCGCATTCAATTTTTCTAAAGCCTATACGCGAGATGACGAGCGTGATCGTGATTATAACGATCCACGGGTTTGGATCATTCAGCAGCAGTTTAATCCGTCGTTAAAACAAGATATTGCAGATGGTAGACATTTTGCTCCCTTCTTAACACCAGAGAAAAAAGTCTCTGTAGAAGAAGCGAAAGCCATGTTACGTAATCACTTTGAAGGCACGGAACATGACCCGTATACCAACGGCTTAAACGGAAAAGAGCCATGGCGGCCAATCAGCGTGTTTAGAACCTATGAAGCTCATGTGATGCAAGTACGTCCAGAGTTACCACAAGAAATTGGCGAAGTGACATATGTTGGGTTAGGAATGGCGGATTTGACCGCATTTGTTCCTTATTATAGTGGGCTAGAAGCTTATCCTAAGCATTACGGTGTTGGTACAGATAAGGCAGACAGCGATTCTATTTATTGGAAATACCGTAAGTTACAAACATTAGTGATGACGGACTACCCTAAACTTGCGCCTATTGTTAAAAAAGCCTATCAAGAGTGGGAAGCGAAAACGGCGTTAGAGCAAAAAGCCATGGAAGTGAATTACTTAAAAATGGCGAAAACAGATAAAGTCGCCGCCAATAAAATGCTTAATAAGTTTAATCTGGATGTGATGGCAAGCGCCGAGAAGCTAACTGAGGATTTAACTAACCAACTTTTCACTATTCGAACTGAAGATATTCAATCTGATATTTTCTTTGCGAATAAATCGAAGAAAGACTAA